Proteins from a single region of Bacillota bacterium:
- a CDS encoding ABC transporter ATP-binding protein: protein MEVRRGHVHSLIGPNGAGKTTLFNMITGTYRPDGGRILFEGRPVSGLQPEDVALRGISRTFQNIRLFREMTALENVLVGRHIHLRANLADVLLRSPRMRREEAEAVERAAQLLRFVGLAGLENELARNLPYGNQRRLEIARALAVEPRLLLLDEPAAGMNPRETARLLELIEELRTEMGLTILLIEHDMKVVMSISDVVTVLDHGAKISEGTPEEVRGDPRVIEAYLGRSAV, encoded by the coding sequence ATGGAGGTCCGCCGGGGCCATGTCCACAGCCTCATCGGACCCAACGGGGCGGGGAAGACGACGCTCTTCAACATGATCACCGGCACCTACCGGCCCGACGGCGGCCGCATCCTCTTCGAGGGCCGCCCCGTCTCCGGGCTGCAGCCCGAGGACGTGGCGCTGCGCGGGATCAGCCGCACCTTCCAGAACATCCGCCTCTTCCGCGAGATGACGGCGCTGGAGAACGTGCTGGTGGGCCGGCACATCCACCTGCGCGCCAACCTGGCCGACGTGCTGCTGCGCTCGCCGCGCATGCGCAGGGAGGAGGCGGAGGCGGTGGAGCGGGCGGCCCAGCTCCTCCGCTTCGTCGGGCTGGCCGGGCTGGAGAACGAGCTGGCGCGCAACCTCCCGTACGGCAACCAGCGCCGGCTCGAGATCGCGCGGGCGCTGGCGGTGGAGCCGCGGCTCCTCCTCCTGGACGAGCCGGCGGCGGGAATGAACCCGCGCGAGACGGCTCGGCTGCTGGAGCTGATCGAGGAGCTACGCACGGAGATGGGGCTGACCATCCTGCTCATCGAGCATGACATGAAGGTGGTCATGAGCATCTCCGACGTGGTCACCGTCCTCGATCACGGGGCCAAGATCAGCGAGGGCACGCCCGAGGAGGTCCGCGGCGATCCGCGCGTGATCGAGGCCTACCTGGGGCGGAGCGCGGTCTGA
- a CDS encoding acyl-CoA dehydrogenase: MQTTAYLDGDFWVINGTKCFISNAGTPLSYGLVALTTTGKTADGKKRYSAFIVPKGTPGYTVGKPYKKIGWHMVDTREQVFDNVRVPRDHLLGQEGAGFRAFMKTLECGRISVATLGLSLAEACLDMALKYALERKTFGKPLASHQAIQFKLADMATQAEMAKLMVYRAAWFWTTSKTAWSSRISTTRSSTAPMRSWPLTITP; this comes from the coding sequence ATCCAAACTACCGCGTATTTAGACGGGGACTTTTGGGTCATCAACGGTACCAAATGCTTTATTTCCAACGCCGGTACGCCGCTGAGTTACGGGCTGGTGGCGCTTACGACCACCGGAAAAACCGCGGACGGCAAGAAGCGCTATAGCGCGTTCATCGTCCCCAAAGGCACACCGGGCTACACGGTCGGCAAGCCGTACAAGAAGATCGGGTGGCACATGGTGGACACGCGCGAGCAGGTTTTTGATAACGTGCGCGTCCCGCGAGATCACCTGCTCGGGCAGGAGGGAGCCGGGTTCCGGGCGTTTATGAAAACGCTCGAGTGCGGCCGGATCTCGGTGGCGACGCTCGGGCTGTCGCTGGCGGAAGCGTGCCTGGACATGGCCCTGAAGTACGCGTTAGAACGGAAGACCTTCGGCAAGCCGCTGGCGTCGCACCAGGCGATTCAATTCAAGCTGGCGGATATGGCGACGCAGGCTGAGATGGCCAAGCTGATGGTGTACCGCGCCGCCTGGTTTTGGACAACCTCAAAGACGGCGTGGTCAAGCCGGATATCTACGACCCGAAGTTCAACCGCGCCTATGCGGAGCTGGCCACTCACTATCACACCCTGA